The Alteromonas mediterranea DE genome contains the following window.
TCGCCAGCAACGTCTGGTTCGATAAACATTTTGTCTACCACACCGTCTTTCACCAGCATAGAATAACGCCAGCTTCGTTTTCCAAAGCCTAAATCGGCCTTATCCACCAGCATTCCCATACCGTCAGTAAACTCGCCATTACCATCGGGGATAACCGTAATGTTATCAGCCTCTTGATCAGCAGCCCACGCATTCATTACAAACGTATCGTTTACCGACATACACACGATGTCATCAATACCGTGTTTGGCAAACTTTTTCGCCAGCGCGTTGTAGCGAGGTAAATGCGTAGAAGAACAGGTTGGCGTAAACGCGCCAGGAAGTGAGAACACTACAACATTTTTGCCAGAAAATAGCGCTTCTGTCGTTTTCGTTACCCACGCATCGCCTTCTCGACACTGAAATGAAACACTCGGGATTTTTTGGCCTTCTTTTGAAGTAAAGCGACTCTCTGACATAACAACCTCTCGTTAGAAATAGTAATTGTAAACTTTCTATAGGCTTAGAAGCCTAGAATGAGTTAGAGCACAAATCAATAGGTATCGCCCTACATTCGTTAATATCGATTTTGATGCTGAAGTTAACGCCTACCCTGCCTATGCTTTGATTCGAAGGTAAGTACGTTTGCAAGCGTAATTACGGACTATTGGTAGCGCAAATTTTTAATGTAAAGCGACATTCGAGGGTTATCACCATGATTATTCTAGTTGGTGGAGAAAAAGGCGGCAGCGGTAAAAGTTGCTTGGCACAAAACATTGCCGTATATCTTCGCACCGAAAAAGGTGCCAAGGTATTAA
Protein-coding sequences here:
- a CDS encoding glutathione peroxidase codes for the protein MSESRFTSKEGQKIPSVSFQCREGDAWVTKTTEALFSGKNVVVFSLPGAFTPTCSSTHLPRYNALAKKFAKHGIDDIVCMSVNDTFVMNAWAADQEADNITVIPDGNGEFTDGMGMLVDKADLGFGKRSWRYSMLVKDGVVDKMFIEPDVAGDPFEVSDADTMLAYIAPEEQNNPPVSILTKPSCPFCAKAKALLDEKGYEYEEIVLGKGASLTSLTAISGRETVPQVFIGGKHIGGSDDLEAYFS